The following proteins are encoded in a genomic region of Oncorhynchus gorbuscha isolate QuinsamMale2020 ecotype Even-year linkage group LG11, OgorEven_v1.0, whole genome shotgun sequence:
- the LOC124048198 gene encoding Golgi to ER traffic protein 4 homolog — translation MMSEQEALKCSNARNRGGTQRVEGKLRASVEKGDYYEAHQMYRTLFFRYISQAKHTDARELMYNGAQLFFSYNQLNSAADLSMLVLESLEKSEAKVEDEDLEHLAKLFSLMDPNSPERVAFVSRALKWSTGGSGKLGAPKLHQLLAVTLWKEQNYSESRYHFLHSSDGEGCAQMLVEYSTQRGFRSEVDMFVAQAVLQFLCLKNKNSASVVFSTYTQKHPSIEKDPPFVQPLLNFIWFLLLAVDGGKLTVFTVLCEQYQPSLKRDPMYNEYLDRIGQLFFGVPPKQSSSYGGLLGNLLNSLMGSGEGEDEEGEEAQEHGSPIELD, via the exons ATGATGTCGGAGCAGGAGGCTCTGAAGTGCTCCAATGCAAGAAACCGTGGAGGGACGCAGCGGGTTGAAGGGAAACTGCGAGCCAGTGTGGAAAAGGGAGATTACTATGAAGCTCACCAGATGTACAGAACCTTATTTTTTAG GTATATTTCACAAGCAAAGCACACCGATGCCAGGGAGTTGATGTACAATGGCGCCCAGCTCTTCTTCAGCTACAACCAG CTTAACAGTGCTGCAGACCTGTCAATGTTGGTGCTAGAGTCTTTGGAGAAATCTGAGGCGAAGGTGGAGGATGAAGACTTAG AGCACCTGGCTAAGCTGTTCAGTTTGATGGACCCCAACTCCCCAGAGAGAGTAGCATTCGTGTCCCGCGCACTCAAGTGGTCCACAGGTGGCTCAGGGAAGCTGGGCGCCCCCAAACTGCATCAGCTCCTAGCAGTCACCTTGTGGAAAG AGCAAAACTACAGTGAGTCTCGCTACCACTTCTTGCACTCCTCTGATGGAGAGGGATGTGCCCAGATGCTGGTGGAGTACTCAACGCAGCGGGGCTTTCGCAGTGAGGTGGACATGTTTGTGGCACAGGCCGTACTGCA GTTCCTCTGTTTAAAGAACAAAAACAGTGCGTCTGTAGTGTTCAGCACATATACACAGAAACACCCCTCAATAGAGAAGGATCCTCCCTTTGTGCAGCCCTTGCTCAACTTTATCTGGTTTCTCTTGCTGGCAGTGGATGG AGGCAAATTAACAGTGTTCACAGTGCTATGTGAGCAGTATCAGCCTTCCCTGAAGAGGGACCCTATGTATAATGAG TATCTCGACAGGATAGGACAGCTTTTCTTCGGGGTGCCACCCAAACAGTCTTCATCATATGGTGGATTGCTAG GAAACCTGTTGAACAGCCTGATGGGCTCAGGTGAgggtgaggatgaggagggagaggaagcacAGGAGCACGGCAGCCCAATTGAGCTGGACTGA